A stretch of the Aminipila terrae genome encodes the following:
- the ftcD gene encoding glutamate formimidoyltransferase, with translation MAKIIESVPNISEGRNQEIIEACVDQIRTTAGCTLLDYSSDTSHNRTVITYMGSPEACEEASVKLAKKAVELIDLTKHTGEHPRMGCVDVMPFIPIKDANTEDCIELSKKVGKRIAEEADLPVFLYEQSASAPHRENLAAVRKGQFEGMAEKVKDSLWIPDFGGQRIHPTGGVVAVGARPPLIAFNINLSTSDVEIASKIAKIIRRSNGGFDCVKAMGVLLEERNTAQVSINMTDFTKTPLYRVVELTKAEAARYGVHVIGTEIIGLCPMNALFNAAEYYLQIEDFDASVQVIENHLL, from the coding sequence ATGGCTAAAATAATAGAAAGTGTTCCAAACATCAGTGAGGGCAGAAATCAGGAGATAATCGAAGCATGTGTAGATCAGATCAGAACCACAGCTGGGTGCACATTGCTGGATTATTCATCAGATACAAGCCATAACAGAACCGTAATCACTTACATGGGAAGCCCTGAAGCCTGTGAAGAGGCCAGTGTGAAACTTGCTAAAAAGGCAGTAGAGTTAATTGATTTAACCAAGCATACAGGAGAACATCCAAGAATGGGATGTGTAGATGTTATGCCTTTTATTCCTATTAAAGATGCAAATACGGAAGATTGTATTGAATTATCTAAAAAAGTTGGAAAGAGAATTGCTGAAGAAGCAGACCTGCCAGTCTTTTTATATGAGCAGTCAGCAAGCGCCCCTCATAGAGAAAATCTTGCTGCAGTTCGTAAGGGACAGTTTGAAGGAATGGCAGAAAAGGTTAAAGACTCTCTTTGGATTCCAGACTTTGGGGGACAGAGAATCCATCCTACCGGTGGAGTAGTTGCAGTGGGAGCCAGACCACCGCTAATCGCATTCAATATCAACTTAAGCACTTCAGATGTGGAGATTGCAAGTAAGATTGCTAAGATCATCAGAAGATCCAATGGGGGATTTGATTGCGTAAAAGCTATGGGTGTATTGCTTGAAGAAAGAAATACTGCGCAGGTTTCAATCAACATGACAGATTTTACAAAAACTCCTCTTTACCGAGTTGTTGAACTGACAAAGGCTGAGGCAGCAAGATACGGAGTGCACGTTATCGGAACAGAGATCATTGGACTTTGCCCAATGAACGCCCTGTTCAATGCAGCAGAATATTATCTTCAGATTGAAGATTTTGATGCTTCTGTACAGGTTATTGAAAATCATTTACTGTAA
- the hutI gene encoding imidazolonepropionase, translating into MRHTRQATFEELYNKSFDFLDEMMALGVTTCEAKSGYGLDMENEIKMLKVVKSLDENHPMDMVSTFMGAHAIPDEYKDKADDYIEMLCREVIPEVKKQGLAEFADVFCEDSVFDVPQSRKYMECAKAHGLGLKIHADEIEEIGGSELAGEMGAISAEHLIAIGENGLASMAKAGTTAMLLPATSFYLGKTFAPARKMIELGIPVAIASDFNPGSCPSLNLQFAINLGYLRYKMTPEEILTAVTINPACAIGRGDKVGTLEVGKQADIVIWDAPNMEMLCYRFGSNLAMQVIKEGILV; encoded by the coding sequence GTGAGACATACAAGGCAGGCCACTTTTGAGGAACTTTATAACAAATCCTTTGATTTTTTAGACGAAATGATGGCCCTTGGGGTAACGACCTGCGAGGCAAAAAGTGGTTACGGACTTGATATGGAAAATGAAATCAAAATGCTGAAAGTAGTGAAAAGCCTGGATGAAAATCATCCCATGGATATGGTTTCAACCTTTATGGGGGCTCATGCAATCCCTGATGAATATAAGGACAAGGCAGATGATTATATTGAAATGCTTTGCAGGGAGGTAATTCCAGAAGTAAAAAAACAGGGACTGGCGGAGTTTGCAGATGTATTCTGCGAGGATTCAGTTTTTGATGTACCTCAGAGTAGGAAGTATATGGAATGTGCAAAAGCACATGGACTGGGACTTAAAATTCATGCAGATGAAATTGAGGAAATCGGTGGGTCTGAACTGGCTGGTGAAATGGGAGCCATCTCGGCCGAGCATTTAATTGCTATAGGCGAAAACGGACTGGCATCCATGGCTAAAGCAGGGACTACAGCTATGTTACTGCCGGCTACTTCTTTTTATCTTGGAAAAACTTTTGCTCCGGCAAGAAAAATGATTGAGCTGGGTATACCAGTAGCCATTGCTTCTGATTTTAATCCCGGGTCATGCCCATCACTAAATTTACAATTTGCAATTAATCTGGGCTATTTAAGATATAAAATGACGCCAGAAGAAATACTGACAGCGGTAACCATTAATCCTGCCTGTGCCATAGGCAGGGGAGACAAGGTTGGAACTCTGGAGGTTGGAAAACAGGCAGATATAGTTATCTGGGACGCTCCAAATATGGAAATGCTTTGTTACAGGTTTGGATCAAACCTTGCAATGCAGGTAATTAAAGAAGGCATACTGGTTTAA
- a CDS encoding amidohydrolase family protein — protein MKNTLLIKNIGILQTPTGSFSHKGEKQGENVKLKDAALLIEDGIIKEICEEGKLPEGAENADTVIDAEGRLVTPGLVEGHTHLVFGGYRQNEIPMKLKGATYLDILNAGEVFWIQ, from the coding sequence ATGAAAAATACCTTATTGATAAAGAATATTGGAATCCTGCAGACTCCTACGGGAAGTTTCAGTCATAAGGGAGAAAAGCAGGGAGAAAATGTTAAGCTGAAAGATGCCGCTCTTCTTATAGAAGACGGCATCATAAAAGAAATCTGTGAAGAGGGAAAACTGCCTGAGGGAGCAGAAAATGCAGACACTGTCATCGATGCTGAAGGCAGGCTGGTTACACCGGGACTGGTGGAGGGCCATACCCATCTGGTATTTGGTGGATACAGGCAGAATGAAATCCCCATGAAGCTGAAAGGTGCTACTTATTTGGACATCCTAAACGCAGGGGAGGTATTCTGGATACAGTGA
- a CDS encoding urocanate hydratase, with protein sequence MLDNKKIAEAMTIKLDATLPEYPAFEEGKRRAPDRGFRLTPAQTKLALKNALRYVPEELHETLAPEFMEELKNYGRIYAYRYRPAGRIYGKPIDEYKGKCIEGKAFQVMIDNNLDFEIALYPYELVTYGETGQPCQNWLQYRLIKKYLEELTDYQTLVVESGHPLGLFPSKPEAPRVIITNAIMVGMFDNLEDWEIAEEMGVANYGQMTAGGWMYIGPQGIVHGTFNTILNAGRKYLGVPEQGDLTGHTFVSSGLGGMSGAQPKAANIARAVGIFAEVDLSRIQTRQDQGWVDVILDNLDEVFKLAQEKIDAKESISIAYHGNIVDLLEKAAETGFKIDLLSDQTSCHNVYNGGYCPVGLTFDQRTELLHRDREEFCRKVDESLHRHFQAIKKLTAEGTYFFDYGNSFMKAMYDAGVKEISKNGIDEKDGFIWPSYVEDIMGPMLFDFGYGPFRWVCLSGKPEDLDATDKAAMDCIDPERRFQDRDNWVWIRDAKENRLVVGTQARILYQDAEGRTNIALKFNELVREGKIGPVMIGRDHHDVSGTDSPFRETSNIKDGSNVMADMAVQCFAGNAARGMSLCALHNGGGVGIGKSINGGFGLVLDGSERIDTIIKSAMMWDVMGGVARRNWARNENALETSVAYNKNYAGAGHITIPYVASDELVDGIVAKYMK encoded by the coding sequence ATGTTAGACAACAAGAAAATAGCGGAAGCTATGACTATCAAGCTGGATGCAACTTTACCAGAGTATCCGGCTTTTGAAGAAGGTAAGCGAAGAGCTCCGGACAGAGGGTTCAGACTTACTCCTGCACAGACTAAGCTTGCCCTTAAAAATGCGCTTAGATATGTGCCAGAAGAACTTCACGAAACTTTAGCACCGGAATTTATGGAGGAACTAAAGAATTACGGAAGAATTTATGCTTACAGGTACAGACCTGCAGGGCGAATTTACGGTAAGCCTATTGACGAGTATAAAGGAAAATGTATAGAAGGTAAGGCTTTCCAGGTTATGATTGATAATAATCTTGACTTTGAAATAGCGCTGTATCCTTATGAACTGGTTACCTATGGAGAAACTGGTCAGCCTTGCCAGAACTGGCTGCAGTACAGATTAATAAAGAAATATCTTGAAGAACTGACGGATTATCAGACTCTGGTCGTTGAATCCGGTCATCCCCTTGGCTTATTCCCGTCAAAGCCTGAAGCACCACGTGTAATTATTACAAACGCCATCATGGTGGGCATGTTTGACAATTTGGAAGACTGGGAAATTGCAGAGGAAATGGGCGTAGCAAACTATGGTCAGATGACTGCGGGAGGCTGGATGTACATCGGACCTCAGGGAATCGTTCATGGAACCTTTAACACCATACTAAATGCGGGAAGAAAATATCTTGGAGTACCGGAACAGGGTGATTTAACAGGTCACACCTTCGTATCTTCCGGACTTGGGGGCATGAGCGGTGCTCAGCCTAAGGCAGCAAATATTGCAAGAGCTGTTGGTATATTTGCTGAAGTTGACCTCTCCAGAATCCAGACAAGACAGGATCAGGGCTGGGTTGATGTTATTCTTGACAATCTGGATGAAGTCTTTAAACTTGCTCAAGAAAAAATTGATGCAAAAGAATCCATATCCATTGCATATCACGGAAATATTGTAGATTTACTTGAGAAAGCAGCTGAAACAGGATTTAAGATTGATCTGTTATCAGACCAGACTTCCTGCCACAATGTTTATAATGGAGGATACTGTCCGGTCGGGCTTACTTTTGATCAGAGAACAGAGCTGCTTCATAGAGACAGAGAGGAATTTTGCCGCAAGGTAGATGAATCTCTTCACAGGCATTTCCAGGCTATTAAAAAACTGACAGCAGAAGGAACGTATTTCTTCGATTATGGAAATTCTTTCATGAAGGCTATGTACGATGCAGGTGTGAAAGAAATTTCCAAGAACGGTATCGATGAAAAGGATGGGTTTATTTGGCCTTCCTATGTGGAAGATATCATGGGACCTATGTTGTTTGATTTTGGTTATGGACCTTTCAGATGGGTCTGCCTGTCTGGAAAACCGGAAGATCTGGATGCAACAGATAAGGCTGCCATGGATTGCATCGACCCGGAAAGAAGATTCCAGGACAGAGACAACTGGGTATGGATCAGAGATGCAAAAGAGAACAGACTGGTGGTAGGTACTCAGGCAAGAATCCTTTATCAGGATGCAGAAGGACGAACAAATATTGCTCTTAAGTTTAACGAACTTGTGAGAGAAGGCAAGATTGGTCCGGTTATGATTGGACGTGACCATCATGATGTAAGCGGAACGGATTCCCCATTCAGAGAGACCTCAAATATAAAAGACGGAAGTAATGTGATGGCAGATATGGCAGTTCAGTGCTTTGCAGGAAATGCAGCAAGAGGTATGAGTTTATGCGCCCTTCATAACGGCGGTGGCGTTGGAATCGGGAAATCTATTAATGGTGGATTCGGACTTGTACTGGATGGAAGTGAGAGGATTGATACTATCATTAAATCTGCAATGATGTGGGATGTAATGGGAGGCGTTGCCAGAAGAAACTGGGCAAGAAATGAAAATGCTCTGGAAACTTCTGTGGCTTATAACAAGAACTATGCAGGTGCAGGACACATCACCATTCCTTATGTGGCAAGTGATGAACTGGTAGACGGTATTGTTGCAAAATACATGAAATAG
- the hutH gene encoding histidine ammonia-lyase — MSITINGTKLTVEEVIRVARFNEEVIITPEAQAAVKKARDYVDKKLADGAVIYGLTTGFGKFSDTFISNDETADLQRNLIISHTCAMGKGFPREVVRAAMLLRCNALSRGNSGIRPGTLNTLVDMLNKGVHPVIPEKGSLGASGDLAPLSHMVLTMIGEGDAEYKGEVMPGAEAMKKAGIPVVELAAKEGLALINGTQIMTAVGVNVLWDAMNLLKVADIATAMTAEALNGIKKAYDHKVHDVRGHQGQKDVAKNLLTLLEGSDNAHETNPNKVQDPYSLRCIPQIHGASRDAVQYVYDAVTREINAVTDNPLIFPDEDEVISGGNFHGQPMALAFDFLKIAISELADVSERRTERLVNPQLSEGLPAFLTKHGGVCSGFMIAQYAAASMVSENKIYAHPACVDSIPSSGNQEDHVSMGTTAARTAALVLDNAQKVLGIELFAASQGIWLRGESGLAKGTKAAYDFIRQTVDPVDQDVIMHYELKKFDEMIKIIPL; from the coding sequence ATGAGTATTACTATTAATGGAACAAAATTAACGGTGGAAGAAGTCATCCGTGTAGCCAGATTTAATGAAGAAGTGATTATTACTCCTGAGGCACAGGCTGCTGTAAAAAAGGCCAGAGATTATGTAGATAAAAAGCTTGCAGATGGAGCCGTTATTTACGGCTTAACTACTGGATTTGGAAAGTTTTCTGATACTTTTATATCCAATGATGAAACGGCAGATTTGCAGAGAAATCTTATCATAAGCCACACTTGTGCTATGGGTAAGGGATTTCCAAGAGAAGTGGTGAGAGCAGCCATGCTGTTAAGGTGTAACGCACTTTCAAGAGGGAATTCAGGTATCCGTCCAGGAACGTTAAATACATTAGTTGATATGTTAAATAAGGGGGTTCATCCCGTTATTCCGGAAAAGGGATCCCTGGGAGCTTCCGGAGACTTAGCTCCATTATCTCATATGGTTCTTACCATGATTGGAGAAGGGGATGCCGAATATAAAGGAGAGGTTATGCCTGGTGCAGAAGCCATGAAGAAAGCGGGAATTCCTGTTGTGGAACTTGCAGCAAAGGAAGGCCTTGCTTTAATAAATGGCACCCAGATTATGACTGCCGTAGGTGTAAATGTTCTTTGGGATGCCATGAACCTGCTAAAGGTTGCAGATATTGCAACAGCCATGACTGCAGAAGCACTAAACGGAATTAAAAAAGCATATGACCATAAAGTCCACGATGTGAGAGGACATCAGGGGCAAAAAGATGTAGCAAAGAATTTGCTTACATTGCTTGAAGGCAGTGATAATGCTCATGAAACAAATCCAAATAAAGTTCAGGATCCTTATTCATTGAGATGTATTCCACAGATTCATGGAGCATCAAGAGATGCAGTTCAATATGTATATGATGCGGTAACAAGAGAAATCAATGCAGTAACTGATAACCCGCTGATTTTCCCAGATGAAGATGAAGTAATATCTGGAGGAAACTTCCATGGGCAGCCGATGGCTCTTGCCTTTGACTTCTTAAAGATTGCCATTTCAGAACTGGCTGATGTTTCCGAAAGAAGAACGGAAAGACTTGTTAATCCTCAGTTATCAGAAGGATTGCCCGCATTCCTGACGAAACACGGTGGTGTCTGCTCTGGGTTTATGATTGCTCAGTATGCAGCAGCATCGATGGTTTCTGAAAACAAGATTTATGCTCATCCAGCCTGTGTTGACTCTATTCCTTCATCAGGGAATCAGGAAGACCATGTAAGTATGGGAACAACAGCTGCAAGAACGGCAGCCCTGGTACTGGATAATGCACAGAAAGTTCTTGGTATAGAATTGTTCGCAGCTTCCCAGGGAATCTGGCTAAGAGGCGAAAGTGGTCTGGCAAAAGGAACAAAAGCAGCTTATGATTTTATCAGACAGACTGTTGATCCTGTAGATCAGGATGTAATCATGCATTATGAACTAAAGAAGTTCGATGAAATGATAAAAATAATTCCGTTGTAG
- a CDS encoding M56 family metallopeptidase — MKSQEAEVSKLAGKEALPVMKPIALMQAEESDPIAKNAEKAEKFASWTDIIFFVWSAGCIGFMAYYIVGYLYFRKQVFRWSRVVTNPNMENILINICKDLNIKKQFKVYVCDKIASPSLMGLIHPVLILPSECFSNEELTFIFRHEFTHYKRYDLWYKMLLLLVNGIHWFNPVIYLLRYEAYIALEFSCDEEVIKGMPVNKKKAYGETILTCINQQKTRKVALTTCFNDNTKNLKGRLKNILSTKEKSNGLVIIVITLLLIASIGSTIAFAFDGHKQNVAKNYTWHGAVNLISKNVEFPTDLIKNDKDWNRFLESNSKIALVAEIPEEDIYVYGLKENGKEKGTYTLRGISIRQGNHIQVFDIFWGVYGEMPQLQYEDYDNDGIKELAMILRSANGTGIDLNELHIFERDNKNNGTDYLFSSDEWAELINNKLKYTVQNGTLTIAINGQDTGDRIDLASLQEEWGGKLSSVSVGNVGEFSFKDGKIYLQVLPAGYVAKWPTAQAITDRYIQMEVLYNHGFSLKNDFAGKSYY, encoded by the coding sequence GTGAAAAGTCAGGAAGCAGAGGTTAGCAAGCTAGCCGGGAAAGAAGCATTACCAGTTATGAAACCTATAGCGTTGATGCAAGCAGAAGAATCTGATCCCATTGCTAAAAATGCAGAAAAAGCTGAAAAGTTTGCATCGTGGACGGACATAATCTTTTTCGTTTGGAGTGCTGGGTGCATAGGGTTTATGGCATATTATATTGTTGGATACCTGTATTTTAGAAAACAGGTTTTTCGTTGGAGCAGAGTTGTGACAAATCCCAACATGGAAAATATACTTATAAATATTTGTAAAGATCTTAACATAAAGAAGCAGTTTAAAGTTTATGTTTGTGACAAAATAGCCAGTCCTTCACTAATGGGACTTATTCATCCTGTTCTGATTTTACCTTCTGAGTGTTTTTCCAATGAGGAATTAACCTTTATATTCAGGCATGAATTCACGCATTACAAAAGATATGATCTCTGGTATAAAATGCTGCTGCTTCTGGTAAATGGGATACACTGGTTTAACCCAGTGATTTATCTCCTTCGCTATGAGGCATATATTGCACTAGAGTTTTCCTGCGATGAGGAAGTAATTAAAGGAATGCCAGTAAATAAGAAAAAGGCATATGGTGAAACTATTCTTACCTGTATCAATCAACAGAAAACACGAAAAGTAGCATTAACCACATGTTTTAATGACAATACGAAAAATCTTAAGGGAAGGCTGAAAAATATTCTAAGCACAAAGGAAAAAAGCAATGGTCTGGTTATTATTGTGATTACATTACTTTTGATTGCAAGTATTGGTTCTACTATAGCATTTGCTTTTGATGGGCATAAGCAAAATGTTGCTAAAAATTACACCTGGCATGGAGCTGTTAACCTTATTTCAAAGAACGTAGAATTTCCTACTGACCTGATAAAAAATGATAAGGACTGGAATAGGTTTCTGGAAAGTAACAGCAAAATTGCCTTGGTAGCGGAGATTCCAGAAGAGGATATTTATGTCTATGGATTGAAAGAGAATGGAAAGGAAAAAGGCACATATACCCTGCGGGGAATAAGTATAAGACAGGGAAATCACATTCAGGTATTCGATATATTCTGGGGTGTCTACGGTGAAATGCCTCAGTTACAGTATGAAGATTACGACAATGATGGAATAAAAGAATTGGCAATGATATTAAGAAGTGCCAATGGAACAGGCATTGACTTAAACGAATTACATATATTTGAAAGAGACAATAAAAATAACGGGACAGATTATTTATTCAGTTCTGATGAATGGGCAGAACTCATAAATAATAAGCTGAAGTACACTGTGCAGAATGGCACATTAACTATAGCCATTAATGGGCAGGATACAGGAGACAGAATAGATTTAGCATCTCTTCAGGAAGAATGGGGAGGTAAACTTAGTTCCGTATCGGTTGGAAACGTGGGAGAATTTAGTTTTAAAGATGGAAAAATCTATCTTCAGGTGCTTCCTGCCGGATATGTGGCAAAATGGCCAACGGCACAGGCCATCACGGACAGATATATTCAGATGGAGGTATTATACAATCATGGTTTTAGTCTGAAAAATGATTTTGCGGGCAAAAGCTATTATTGA
- a CDS encoding BlaI/MecI/CopY family transcriptional regulator: protein MTINKKRLGDAELEIMMVLWRSSEPVTSNYILEQIQGIRKWALSTLMTSLARLGEKGFVHCDRTTRMNLYSALITENEYKAQESKTFLEKLYGNSLQNFVTSLYHNKVIDHADIKELQAYLDQLERENK, encoded by the coding sequence ATGACAATTAACAAAAAAAGATTGGGTGATGCAGAATTAGAGATTATGATGGTTCTTTGGCGTAGTAGTGAACCTGTTACATCTAACTATATATTAGAGCAGATACAGGGAATTCGTAAATGGGCGTTATCAACCCTGATGACTTCCCTTGCAAGATTAGGAGAAAAAGGATTTGTTCATTGTGACAGAACAACCCGCATGAATCTATACTCTGCTCTGATAACAGAAAATGAATATAAGGCACAGGAAAGTAAAACATTTTTAGAAAAACTTTATGGAAATTCACTGCAGAACTTTGTTACAAGTTTATATCATAATAAAGTAATCGATCATGCAGATATAAAAGAATTACAAGCGTATCTAGATCAATTGGAAAGGGAGAATAAGTAA
- a CDS encoding TetR/AcrR family transcriptional regulator, whose amino-acid sequence MKVKENHENKRNIILEAFYKLVAELGMENVSMTKIAKAVNMPSSLIFYYFKNKQELIYGLIDYMFEKCISVSTPDIDWTNKDVKGEFIKFVDSLFSVNGAIEIDSRVYFSCVNIALRDKRAKEKFAIYTEKANEKLLKTIEYFSAEGVISCDNTAEAVYYLMVMIAGLQDTLDFLDDHEKFQCIADFHKKQLFRFLGFKE is encoded by the coding sequence ATGAAAGTAAAAGAAAACCATGAAAACAAAAGAAATATTATATTAGAAGCCTTTTACAAGCTTGTGGCAGAATTGGGAATGGAGAATGTATCCATGACTAAAATCGCTAAAGCTGTAAATATGCCTTCAAGTCTTATTTTCTACTATTTTAAAAACAAGCAAGAGCTGATATATGGACTTATTGATTATATGTTTGAGAAGTGTATAAGTGTTTCGACCCCAGATATAGATTGGACAAATAAAGATGTAAAAGGCGAGTTTATTAAATTTGTTGATTCTTTATTTTCTGTAAATGGTGCCATAGAAATTGATTCAAGAGTATATTTTTCTTGTGTAAACATCGCACTCAGGGATAAAAGGGCAAAGGAGAAATTTGCAATATATACAGAAAAAGCTAATGAAAAGCTACTAAAAACCATAGAGTATTTTAGCGCTGAAGGAGTGATAAGCTGCGATAATACCGCAGAAGCTGTTTATTATCTAATGGTTATGATTGCTGGCTTACAGGACACGTTGGATTTTTTAGATGACCATGAAAAATTTCAATGTATTGCAGACTTCCATAAAAAGCAGCTATTTAGATTTCTGGGATTTAAAGAATGA
- a CDS encoding MFS transporter: MSKDFETKIISEKLDLKTIVMYGIGGIGEDIAYNLFYMFFIFFLTSVAGVNPAAAGTISLIAVMWDAITDPIVGYLSDRYKGNKFGKRAMFILGGAIPLGLFVFILFCDVNLGQTAKVLYFILINIAFWVFFTIVDIPYIAVASKVTDDYDSKTKMRTSVLLFSALGQVILTVGILKFMDFMALQGKSDVLTWRIIGAVLGTITAIAFLATAVALRGKEQDAVNEEVVKDCHSDGLIQVAFKDAKDLFCIKQYRLTACMGFLYNVFLGVANSSVLYFLMFTCRFDNNQIAMINFWPGIIAIMFIVPMGNLIVQLGKKTGMLIAFIILFVYSAILWFITPSTLLMMGLLICLCLASASFWIIIYAMNFDIAEIYEFKYGKRREGLIISLCSFLTKAGVAIGMWLNGIVMSLLKVDPTVEVVTESMGSALRVIYAGIPMGITFVMIVVCALYKVNKNNITELQYAMKLKRDGKEFSVESFKNIL, translated from the coding sequence ATGAGTAAAGATTTTGAAACAAAAATTATATCTGAGAAGCTTGACCTTAAAACCATAGTAATGTATGGAATCGGAGGTATAGGAGAAGACATCGCGTACAATCTATTCTATATGTTTTTCATCTTCTTTTTAACTAGTGTTGCAGGAGTAAATCCAGCAGCGGCAGGGACAATATCACTTATTGCAGTAATGTGGGATGCAATCACAGACCCAATAGTAGGATATTTGTCAGACAGATATAAAGGAAATAAATTTGGTAAGAGAGCCATGTTTATATTAGGAGGAGCTATTCCTTTGGGTTTATTTGTCTTTATTCTGTTTTGTGATGTGAATCTTGGCCAAACAGCAAAGGTTTTATATTTTATTTTAATAAATATTGCTTTCTGGGTGTTTTTTACCATAGTTGATATACCGTACATAGCTGTAGCATCAAAAGTGACCGATGATTACGATTCTAAAACAAAGATGAGGACTTCTGTGCTTTTATTCTCAGCATTAGGTCAGGTAATTTTAACAGTAGGTATATTAAAATTTATGGACTTTATGGCACTTCAGGGCAAAAGTGACGTTTTAACATGGAGGATAATCGGTGCTGTTTTAGGAACGATAACCGCCATCGCATTTCTTGCCACAGCTGTTGCACTTAGAGGAAAAGAGCAGGATGCGGTAAATGAAGAAGTAGTAAAAGACTGCCATAGCGATGGACTTATTCAAGTAGCCTTTAAGGATGCTAAAGATTTATTTTGTATAAAGCAGTACAGACTTACTGCGTGTATGGGATTTTTATATAATGTGTTTTTGGGTGTAGCTAACAGTTCTGTATTATATTTTTTAATGTTTACATGCAGATTTGATAACAATCAGATAGCTATGATTAACTTCTGGCCTGGAATTATTGCTATAATGTTTATCGTGCCCATGGGGAATCTTATAGTTCAACTGGGTAAAAAAACGGGAATGTTGATAGCATTTATAATTCTATTCGTATACTCAGCCATTTTATGGTTTATAACTCCAAGCACATTACTTATGATGGGACTTCTAATATGCTTATGTCTGGCTTCTGCATCATTTTGGATTATAATATATGCTATGAATTTTGACATAGCCGAAATATATGAATTTAAGTACGGAAAAAGAAGAGAGGGGCTAATCATTTCGCTGTGCTCATTTTTAACAAAGGCAGGAGTTGCTATAGGTATGTGGCTAAATGGAATAGTAATGTCATTACTTAAGGTTGACCCAACTGTTGAAGTGGTAACTGAAAGTATGGGTTCTGCATTAAGAGTAATTTATGCAGGCATTCCTATGGGTATAACTTTTGTTATGATCGTTGTATGCGCACTATACAAAGTTAACAAAAACAATATAACTGAATTACAGTATGCTATGAAACTGAAAAGGGATGGAAAAGAGTTTTCTGTAGAATCTTTTAAAAACATTTTGTAG
- a CDS encoding SUMF1/EgtB/PvdO family nonheme iron enzyme: MRNTVEITDDRNLKSVMVRIPKFKISDVIEGGADVTHPAFIVDGNELEAIYISKYQNVVINGLAYSLQNKDPEVFVTIDQARNYCKNKGKGWHLMTNDEWAVVALLSKKNNTLPRGNNNYGKDYQFENQEGTLSENKPCPVEGKPFRILTGSGPVEWSHNGTTDGIYDMNGNVWEWVDGIRIVDCELQLKSQTDGVWCALDGGGNLCKADARESLKYRDLNTDDTLILSVSENDEHMDKETLVSPYKTVKTNVDKVFTNKLKAMALIPEGDRYGEDVVAVNVKGTYNAIRGGYWVNKENAGIFALGLILKDSENYFDVGFRCAYYEK, from the coding sequence ATGAGAAATACAGTTGAAATTACAGATGACAGAAATTTAAAGTCTGTTATGGTCAGGATACCTAAATTTAAAATATCCGACGTTATTGAAGGAGGTGCTGATGTTACCCATCCTGCATTTATAGTGGACGGAAATGAGTTAGAAGCAATATATATAAGCAAATATCAAAATGTGGTGATCAATGGATTAGCATATAGCTTGCAAAACAAGGACCCAGAAGTTTTTGTGACTATAGATCAAGCGCGAAATTATTGTAAAAATAAGGGGAAGGGGTGGCACCTCATGACTAACGATGAATGGGCGGTTGTAGCCCTTTTATCAAAAAAGAACAATACACTTCCCAGAGGAAACAATAATTATGGTAAAGATTACCAATTTGAAAACCAGGAAGGGACATTATCAGAGAATAAACCATGTCCCGTTGAAGGAAAGCCTTTCAGAATCCTGACGGGTTCAGGGCCTGTGGAATGGAGCCATAATGGCACAACAGACGGCATCTATGATATGAACGGTAATGTCTGGGAATGGGTGGACGGCATTCGCATCGTAGACTGCGAATTACAGCTTAAGAGCCAAACTGACGGTGTATGGTGTGCTCTGGACGGTGGAGGAAATTTGTGTAAAGCAGACGCCAGAGAATCCTTGAAATACAGGGATTTGAACACAGATGATACACTAATATTATCGGTATCTGAAAATGATGAACACATGGATAAGGAAACACTAGTTAGCCCATATAAGACTGTAAAAACCAATGTAGATAAGGTCTTCACCAATAAGCTTAAGGCTATGGCGCTGATTCCTGAAGGTGATAGATATGGGGAAGATGTGGTGGCTGTCAACGTAAAAGGAACATATAACGCTATACGTGGAGGTTATTGGGTGAACAAAGAAAATGCGGGAATATTTGCGTTGGGATTAATATTGAAAGACAGTGAAAACTATTTTGATGTAGGCTTCAGATGTGCGTATTATGAAAAATAG